One Ursus arctos isolate Adak ecotype North America unplaced genomic scaffold, UrsArc2.0 scaffold_15, whole genome shotgun sequence genomic region harbors:
- the LOC130543731 gene encoding collagen alpha-1(II) chain-like translates to MRLGETVSPLKEFVEGWREQGCKRTHDWNSQVLNGETGPGDRMGKLLVSAQGNPPHSKLLAPLPTRGFERSRRPRGWAHPPELRLPGGPRSAEKVAATSGLREAEKANAGGMTGEEGGRRRGRRGGQLGGRCGRDHRRTEPHARHPMAPLTPGSAELLLRKARDPRRSRIAPSLREARGKGRRERFCGLAGLAGSAGATAGGAQPRGLDAARAGPSEPAAAAGARWSGRDARLGPGAALGGAGMRGRQGPPPESPGPRPPPPPRPAPTDPAAAPAPGEARGPWLPLQPPPRARVRARAIASAVGAPCSLPWTGRVGSTASDPPNSSPAEVWPMGLGGGAETLSSCFAVY, encoded by the exons ATGAGGCTTGGAGAGACAGTCTCTCCCCTCAAGGAATTtgtggaggggtggagagagcaggggtgCAAGAGAACCCACGACTGGAACAGCCAAGTCCTAA atggagaaacagggcCGGGAGACAGGATGGGGAAACTGCTGGTGTCGGCCCAAGGGAACCCACCCCACTCCAAACTCCTGGCGCCTCTTCCCACGCGGGGCTTTGAGAGAAGCCGCCGGCCGCGGGGCTGGGCTCACCCACCGGAGCTGCGGCTCCCAGGAGGCCCCAGATCGGCCGAGAAGGTGGCTGCAACTTCGGGGctgagagaagcagaaaaagcgAACGCAGGAGGGATGacgggggaggaaggaggcagaagacggggaaggagaggaggacagTTGGGAGGACGCTGCGGTAGGGACCACAGGAGAACGGAGCCCCACGCGCGACACCCGATGGCCCCACTCACCCCGGGATCCGCAGAGCTGCTTCTCCGGAAAGCCCGTGATCCCCGCCGCAGCCGGATAGCGCCGAGTCTGCGGGAGGCTCGGGGCAAGGGACGGCGCGAGCGCTTCTGCGGGCTCGCGGGGTTGGCGGGGAGCGCGGGCGCCACGGCGGGGGGAGCCCAGCCCCGGGGTCTGGACGCCGCACGTGCCGGGCCCTCGGagcccgcggcggcggcgggagcgcgCTGGAGCGGCCGGGACGCGCGGCTCGGCCCCGGGGCTGCGCTCGGCGGCGCTGGAATGCGCGGCCGCCAGGGACCGCCCCCGGAAAGCCCGGgcccccggccgccgccgccgccgcgccccgcccccaccgACCCCGCGGCCGCCCCAGCCCCAGGAGAAGCCCGGGGGCCCTGGCTTCCCCTCCAGCCCCCGCCACGCGCTCGCGTGCGGGCCCGGGCGATCGCTTCGGCCGTCGGGGCGCCGTGCTCCTTACCGTGGACCGGGAGGGTCGGGTCGACCGCAAGCGATCCTCCAAACTCCTCTCCGGCCGAAGTCTGGCCGATGGGCTTGGGCGGCGGGGCCGAGACTCTCAGCTCCTGCTTTGCAGTGTACTGA